Proteins encoded within one genomic window of Flavobacterium sp. NG2:
- a CDS encoding glycoside hydrolase family 13 protein: protein MHWITNHIKIKKGLVLILVLFSLNTYAQIQKVEPPFWYAGMHNPELQIVFYGKNIAVNEVSVSHKVVIKEVLKTENPNYLFVTIDTKNVPAQELVFSFLKNKKIQFTQNYSLKQRRDNSALRQSYDASDLIYLIMPDRFSNGNSDNDSHKSVTEKMNRSKSSGRHGGDIEGIIQHLDYLKELGVTAVWNTPLCEDNDAEGSYHGYGQSDVYKIDPRYGTNEDYLRLSTELHKKDMKLILDYVTNHWGAQHWMMKDLPTYDWIHQFPGYAQTNYRMTTQFDPNASLIDTKMCVDGWFVKSMPDLNQSNPLVLNYLIQNAIWWIEYADLDGFRVDTYSYNDKAGIAKWTKAITDEYPNFNIVGEVWMHDQAQMAYWQKDSKIAAIQNYNSYLPSVMDFTLMETLGTVFNENQSDWDKGLIKIYENFTNDFLYPNPNNLLTFVENHDTLRFNEIYKNDFKKYQMAMALIATVRGIPQIYYGSEIGMAGNKDEGDGAIRLDFPGGWKSDDNNAFSKEGRTAMQQEFFDFSSKLFQWRKRNEAVHFGKMTHYIPENNVYVYFRYTNSKTVMVVINNGTETQKLNTNRFQENIKNYTLGKDVITDKTINLKTDFSIEAQTVLILVLE, encoded by the coding sequence ATGCATTGGATTACAAATCATATAAAAATTAAAAAAGGATTAGTACTCATACTGGTACTTTTTTCGCTAAACACTTACGCCCAAATTCAAAAAGTCGAACCTCCTTTTTGGTACGCTGGCATGCACAATCCCGAATTACAAATTGTTTTTTATGGTAAAAACATTGCGGTAAATGAAGTTTCAGTTTCACATAAAGTAGTCATTAAAGAAGTTCTTAAAACCGAAAATCCAAATTATCTATTTGTTACTATCGATACTAAAAACGTTCCTGCGCAAGAACTTGTTTTTTCATTTTTGAAAAACAAAAAAATACAGTTTACCCAAAACTATTCTTTAAAACAACGTAGAGATAATTCGGCTTTACGCCAAAGTTATGATGCTTCCGATTTGATTTACCTTATCATGCCGGATCGTTTTTCAAATGGAAACTCTGATAATGACAGCCACAAATCAGTTACAGAGAAAATGAATCGTAGCAAGTCCTCTGGTCGTCACGGTGGCGATATCGAAGGTATTATTCAGCATTTAGACTATTTAAAAGAATTAGGAGTTACCGCCGTTTGGAACACACCGCTATGCGAAGACAATGATGCTGAAGGTTCTTATCACGGCTACGGCCAATCGGATGTATATAAAATTGATCCTCGATATGGTACTAATGAAGATTACCTAAGACTTTCAACCGAATTGCATAAAAAAGATATGAAACTCATCCTTGACTATGTAACTAATCACTGGGGAGCCCAACACTGGATGATGAAGGACTTGCCTACTTATGATTGGATTCATCAATTTCCAGGTTATGCGCAGACCAATTATCGAATGACAACTCAATTTGATCCAAATGCTTCATTAATTGACACTAAAATGTGCGTGGACGGTTGGTTTGTAAAATCGATGCCCGACTTGAATCAATCGAATCCATTGGTATTGAATTATTTGATTCAAAATGCGATTTGGTGGATTGAATACGCCGATTTAGATGGCTTTAGAGTGGATACTTACTCCTATAATGACAAAGCTGGCATTGCCAAATGGACCAAAGCCATCACCGATGAGTACCCTAATTTTAATATCGTAGGCGAAGTCTGGATGCACGACCAAGCTCAAATGGCCTATTGGCAAAAAGACAGTAAAATCGCTGCCATACAAAACTACAATTCGTATTTACCATCTGTGATGGACTTTACACTGATGGAAACTTTAGGAACCGTTTTTAACGAAAACCAATCGGATTGGGACAAAGGATTGATTAAAATATACGAGAATTTTACGAATGATTTTTTGTATCCAAACCCCAACAATCTACTGACTTTTGTTGAAAATCACGATACCCTACGCTTTAACGAAATTTATAAAAACGACTTTAAGAAATACCAAATGGCAATGGCTCTCATCGCCACTGTTCGTGGTATTCCCCAAATTTATTATGGGTCGGAAATTGGTATGGCAGGAAATAAGGACGAAGGTGATGGTGCCATCCGTTTGGACTTTCCTGGTGGTTGGAAAAGTGATGACAACAATGCTTTTTCCAAAGAAGGACGAACAGCTATGCAACAAGAGTTTTTTGATTTTTCGTCCAAATTATTTCAATGGCGAAAAAGGAATGAAGCCGTACATTTTGGTAAAATGACGCATTATATTCCGGAGAACAATGTGTATGTCTATTTCCGATATACCAATTCTAAAACAGTAATGGTAGTTATCAATAACGGAACAGAAACACAAAAACTAAATACCAATCGATTTCAAGAAAACATCAAAAATTACACTTTGGGAAAAGATGTTATAACTGATAAAACTATCAATTTAAAAACTGACTTTAGTATTGAAGCGCAAACCGTTTTGATTCTAGTATTAGAATAA
- a CDS encoding RagB/SusD family nutrient uptake outer membrane protein, whose protein sequence is MKNSFKYISYLLLLILGLNMTLTSCTNDLEVIPTDDDEFLSETFFENPNSYMQVLSKMYSGLYVGGNDGDGSADITGIGGDFSSYLRLLFVMQEFTTDEAIIAWADGTLPTLNTQKWSPNNEFLYGVYSRAFYQISLSNEFLRQTTDEKLTARGVDAALKTQIATFRAEARFLRAFSYTQLMDLFGNVPITTENDAVGFYYPVQKSRAEVFAYVESELKDLDNSLAPSRTNEYGRVDKAAAKFLLAQIYLNAKVYTGTERNNDAVKVCADVINNSGYTFANVPYRYLFSADNDRNGAQVETIFPIVSDGNAIRATGGGMSFILHASIGGSMDAAAQGMNGGWQGIRTRKEFVQLFPDATATGDKRGTFHTDGQTLDIANVGTFTNGYAVKKYTNVNADGSAAQRNDIPDTDFPVFRIADAYLMYAEATLRGAADGNLTTALGYVNKIRARANASTILATDLTLDFILAERGRELFWECHRRTDLIRFGKFSGGSKIWQWKGGTKDGASTESFRDLMPIPSTAIQANPTLKQNTGY, encoded by the coding sequence ATGAAAAATTCATTTAAATATATATCCTATTTACTCCTATTAATTTTAGGTTTGAATATGACCCTTACTTCATGTACCAATGACTTGGAAGTAATCCCAACAGATGATGATGAATTCCTATCTGAAACCTTCTTTGAAAATCCTAATTCCTACATGCAAGTATTGTCAAAAATGTATTCTGGACTTTATGTAGGAGGTAATGATGGTGACGGAAGTGCTGATATTACTGGTATTGGTGGTGACTTTAGTAGTTATTTGCGTTTGCTTTTTGTAATGCAAGAATTCACTACAGACGAAGCTATTATTGCTTGGGCTGATGGAACCTTACCTACATTAAACACTCAAAAATGGTCTCCTAATAATGAGTTTTTATACGGTGTTTACTCTAGAGCTTTTTACCAAATTAGTCTTTCGAATGAGTTTTTAAGACAAACTACTGACGAAAAACTAACGGCTAGAGGTGTTGACGCTGCCTTAAAAACACAAATTGCCACTTTTAGAGCAGAGGCTCGCTTTTTAAGAGCCTTCTCTTATACGCAATTGATGGATTTATTTGGAAATGTGCCAATCACTACTGAAAATGATGCAGTAGGTTTTTATTACCCAGTACAAAAATCAAGAGCAGAAGTTTTTGCTTATGTAGAATCAGAATTAAAAGATTTAGACAACAGTCTGGCTCCTTCAAGAACAAATGAGTACGGACGTGTGGATAAAGCTGCTGCTAAATTCTTATTGGCACAAATTTATTTGAATGCCAAAGTATACACTGGAACGGAAAGAAATAACGATGCCGTTAAAGTATGTGCCGATGTTATCAACAATTCAGGATACACTTTTGCAAATGTTCCGTACCGTTACCTATTCTCAGCGGATAACGACCGTAATGGTGCACAAGTAGAAACTATTTTCCCAATCGTCAGTGATGGTAATGCAATTAGAGCGACTGGTGGTGGAATGAGTTTTATTCTTCACGCTTCCATTGGAGGTAGCATGGATGCTGCGGCTCAAGGAATGAATGGTGGATGGCAAGGTATCCGTACCCGTAAAGAATTTGTTCAATTATTCCCAGACGCTACAGCTACTGGAGATAAAAGAGGAACTTTTCATACGGATGGACAAACACTTGATATTGCTAACGTAGGTACTTTTACTAATGGTTATGCTGTTAAAAAGTATACCAATGTAAATGCTGACGGAAGCGCAGCACAACGTAATGATATTCCTGATACAGATTTCCCTGTATTTAGAATTGCTGATGCGTATTTAATGTATGCCGAAGCCACTCTTAGAGGTGCTGCTGATGGTAATCTTACTACTGCTTTAGGTTATGTGAACAAAATCAGAGCAAGAGCAAACGCTTCGACTATTTTGGCAACCGACTTAACTCTTGATTTTATTTTGGCCGAAAGAGGACGTGAATTGTTTTGGGAATGTCACAGAAGAACTGATTTAATTCGTTTTGGAAAATTCTCAGGAGGAAGTAAAATTTGGCAATGGAAAGGTGGTACTAAAGATGGTGCCTCAACAGAATCTTTCAGAGATTTAATGCCAATTCCATCAACTGCTATTCAAGCAAACCCAACCTTGAAACAAAATACAGGTTACTAA
- a CDS encoding sulfite exporter TauE/SafE family protein, translating to MLYTAFIFGLISSFHCVGMCGPIAMMLPVDRNNQAKKTLQILTYHLGRLTAYATIGLLFGLVGRGLFIAGLQQKMSLFIGVAMILVVLIPEKKLAAYSFSKPVFRLISKLKSALGQQFKNKSYSSLFTIGLLNGFLPCGMVYVALFGAIAMQSASLGVLYMLLFGLGTVPLMSMVVYIQSFLTVSVRNRIQKLIPYVAVFIGVLFILRGLGLGIPYISPATTSLFVQANANCH from the coding sequence TTGCTTTACACCGCTTTCATATTTGGATTAATCAGCAGCTTTCATTGCGTTGGGATGTGTGGTCCTATAGCGATGATGCTTCCTGTGGATCGAAATAATCAAGCGAAAAAAACGCTGCAAATTTTGACCTATCACTTAGGGCGTTTGACTGCTTATGCTACGATAGGTTTGTTATTTGGACTTGTGGGTAGGGGATTGTTTATTGCAGGATTACAACAAAAAATGTCTTTGTTTATTGGTGTCGCTATGATTCTAGTGGTACTAATTCCTGAAAAAAAACTAGCGGCTTACAGCTTCTCAAAACCAGTTTTCAGGTTGATTTCAAAATTGAAGTCGGCTTTAGGACAACAGTTCAAAAACAAAAGTTATAGTTCCTTATTCACCATCGGACTCCTCAACGGATTCCTACCTTGCGGAATGGTCTATGTAGCCTTGTTTGGTGCTATTGCCATGCAAAGTGCTAGTTTAGGAGTATTGTACATGCTTTTGTTTGGTCTAGGAACTGTGCCCTTGATGAGTATGGTGGTTTATATTCAGTCTTTTTTGACTGTTTCGGTTCGCAACAGAATCCAAAAACTAATTCCGTATGTGGCCGTTTTTATTGGTGTCCTTTTTATCCTGAGAGGATTAGGCTTGGGAATTCCTTATATTTCTCCTGCTACAACAAGTTTGTTTGTGCAAGCCAATGCTAATTGCCATTAA
- a CDS encoding FixH family protein has translation MENNPIIIPRKPLINWGTGIVIAIALFMSFILYFVIKVQSNSKYDNELVVEEYYKKDALFQDEIDRTQNAHDLTNKPSITTMEEGISVGFPADYDLSKIKGKVSLYRPSSQKFDFEVPISLSTSHPTLLIPKLKLVGGRWDITLQWQYEGKEYMTKETLYIN, from the coding sequence ATGGAAAATAATCCCATCATTATCCCAAGAAAACCGCTAATCAACTGGGGAACAGGTATCGTCATAGCCATCGCTTTGTTTATGAGTTTCATCTTGTACTTTGTTATCAAAGTACAGTCCAACTCAAAATATGACAATGAACTAGTCGTGGAAGAATATTATAAGAAGGATGCCCTTTTTCAAGACGAAATTGACCGCACTCAAAACGCCCACGATTTAACAAACAAACCAAGTATTACCACAATGGAAGAAGGCATATCTGTTGGTTTTCCAGCAGACTATGACTTATCAAAAATTAAAGGAAAAGTGTCCCTTTACAGACCGTCAAGCCAGAAATTTGATTTCGAAGTTCCGATTTCGTTATCTACTTCTCATCCAACTTTACTCATACCTAAATTAAAATTGGTGGGCGGTCGCTGGGACATTACTTTACAATGGCAATACGAGGGAAAGGAATACATGACTAAGGAAACACTTTATATAAATTAA
- a CDS encoding SusE domain-containing protein yields MKKISKILIAFISAFAVSCTADAVDTRTVVEGLTIPEISTPVSGKVFVLKEENSATVADKFVWTPAQFSKDVVVTYTLMMDVKGGNFTKPQILATTSDITEASVTVKTLNQAAIELGAVTGTPTLFDVKVKSSLSGALVKTSQNSYTISVNAYTGLVNYPYTDWYFVGDATVAGWDNNKDNQPLFRGGTNTKEYKFTGYFKAGYFKLISTLGKWAPMYGKGAGGKLVARNTEADADPDSFQITTAGYYTFTMNVETLTYTLVAYDASAATTYTRAGYIGSSRTGTDAGWAGDDTAMTKSTFDPHIWTLKTALFDGKGKFRANNSWDKNWGGDTAFSGFPTNGASGGDIPVAKSKYKIYFNDLDGSYLMLPNQE; encoded by the coding sequence TTGAAAAAGATATCAAAAATTTTAATAGCTTTTATCAGCGCATTCGCCGTATCCTGTACTGCCGATGCTGTAGATACTAGAACCGTAGTCGAAGGCCTAACTATCCCAGAAATATCCACACCTGTGAGTGGGAAAGTTTTTGTCCTTAAAGAAGAGAACAGCGCAACTGTAGCTGACAAATTTGTATGGACTCCTGCCCAATTTTCAAAAGATGTGGTAGTAACATACACCTTAATGATGGATGTTAAAGGAGGAAATTTTACCAAACCTCAAATCTTAGCCACAACTAGTGATATCACTGAAGCTTCAGTAACAGTGAAAACTTTGAACCAAGCGGCGATTGAATTAGGCGCGGTAACAGGTACTCCTACTCTATTCGATGTTAAAGTCAAATCTAGTCTTTCAGGAGCCTTAGTAAAAACATCTCAAAATAGCTATACCATTAGTGTTAACGCTTATACTGGATTAGTTAACTATCCTTATACTGATTGGTATTTTGTAGGAGATGCAACAGTTGCTGGTTGGGATAATAACAAAGACAACCAACCTTTATTTAGAGGTGGTACGAACACTAAAGAATACAAATTTACTGGTTATTTCAAAGCGGGTTATTTCAAACTGATTTCAACGCTAGGAAAATGGGCACCAATGTACGGTAAAGGAGCAGGAGGAAAACTTGTTGCTAGAAATACAGAAGCAGATGCTGACCCTGATAGTTTCCAAATCACAACTGCTGGTTATTATACCTTCACTATGAATGTTGAAACATTGACTTATACTTTAGTAGCTTATGATGCTAGTGCCGCAACAACATACACAAGAGCAGGTTATATCGGTTCGTCAAGAACTGGAACTGATGCTGGTTGGGCTGGTGATGATACCGCTATGACCAAGTCCACTTTTGACCCTCATATCTGGACATTAAAAACGGCATTATTTGATGGAAAAGGAAAATTCAGAGCTAATAATTCTTGGGATAAAAACTGGGGAGGTGATACAGCTTTCTCTGGATTCCCTACCAACGGTGCTAGTGGAGGTGATATTCCCGTTGCTAAATCTAAATATAAAATTTACTTTAATGATTTAGATGGCAGTTACCTAATGCTACCAAACCAAGAATAA
- the ccoG gene encoding cytochrome c oxidase accessory protein CcoG, which yields MSKVPNEAFRDTIGTIDAEGKRKFIFPKKPSGKFYNYRKWVSYFLLLILIANPFLKVNGNQFMLFNILERRFNIFGFPFWPQDFYIFVLFMIVGVVFVILFTVIFGRLFCGWICPQTIFLEMVFRRIEYWIEGDRGAQMRLQKQEWNGDKIRKKGLKWTIFLILSFLIANVFLAYLIGSDELFQMIEDGPLNHLKTLISLSIFTGVFYFVFVWFREQVCIIACPYGRLQGVLLDNKSINVAYDFVRGEKETGRAKFNKNENREETGKGDCIDCKQCVNVCPTGIDIRNGTQLECVNCTACIDECDTIMESVGLPKGLIRYASEDEIEKKAPFKFTTRMKGYTAILTILVGILLGLLFLRNDVEATILRLPGQLFQHKGENISNVYTFKIINKTHNDFNDIHFELKDIKGKLNIVGKSEFKVPKQGMSSGTLFIEINQYLLESDKTKLLIEVFEGDKKVETTTTTFLSPRSFD from the coding sequence ATGTCAAAAGTACCAAACGAAGCTTTTAGAGATACGATAGGAACCATTGATGCCGAAGGAAAAAGAAAGTTCATTTTTCCTAAAAAACCTTCGGGTAAGTTTTATAACTATCGCAAATGGGTGAGTTACTTTTTACTATTGATTCTTATTGCCAATCCGTTCCTAAAAGTCAATGGCAACCAGTTTATGTTATTCAATATTTTGGAACGACGTTTCAATATTTTTGGATTTCCTTTTTGGCCACAAGATTTTTACATTTTTGTGCTCTTTATGATTGTTGGGGTGGTCTTTGTGATTTTGTTTACGGTTATTTTTGGACGTCTTTTTTGTGGTTGGATTTGTCCGCAAACCATCTTCCTCGAAATGGTATTCAGACGTATAGAATATTGGATTGAAGGCGATAGAGGAGCTCAAATGCGTTTGCAAAAACAAGAATGGAACGGGGATAAAATTAGAAAAAAAGGCTTAAAATGGACCATTTTCTTGATACTATCTTTTCTTATTGCCAATGTGTTTTTAGCCTATTTAATTGGTAGTGACGAATTGTTTCAGATGATTGAAGACGGACCGTTGAATCATTTAAAAACCTTGATTTCGCTGTCCATTTTTACTGGAGTATTCTATTTTGTTTTTGTTTGGTTTAGAGAACAAGTTTGTATCATAGCTTGTCCTTACGGTCGTTTGCAAGGCGTTTTATTGGATAATAAATCAATAAATGTAGCCTATGATTTCGTTCGAGGAGAAAAAGAAACTGGTAGAGCCAAATTCAACAAAAATGAAAATCGTGAAGAAACCGGCAAAGGAGATTGTATTGATTGTAAACAATGCGTAAACGTTTGCCCTACAGGAATTGACATTCGCAACGGAACACAGTTGGAATGTGTGAATTGCACCGCTTGTATTGACGAGTGTGACACGATTATGGAAAGTGTAGGACTTCCTAAAGGTTTGATTCGCTATGCTTCAGAAGATGAAATAGAGAAAAAAGCGCCATTCAAATTCACCACTCGTATGAAAGGGTATACGGCAATTTTAACCATTTTGGTGGGAATATTGCTAGGATTATTATTCTTGCGAAATGATGTCGAAGCGACTATTTTGCGTTTACCAGGGCAATTGTTTCAACACAAAGGAGAGAATATTAGTAACGTTTATACTTTCAAAATCATCAATAAAACACACAATGACTTTAATGATATTCATTTTGAACTAAAAGACATTAAAGGAAAATTAAATATCGTAGGAAAGTCGGAATTTAAAGTGCCTAAACAAGGTATGAGTAGTGGAACTCTTTTTATCGAAATCAACCAATACTTATTAGAAAGTGATAAAACGAAATTACTCATAGAAGTATTTGAAGGAGATAAAAAAGTCGAAACGACCACAACCACTTTCTTAAGTCCAAGGAGTTTCGATTAG
- a CDS encoding alpha-amylase family glycosyl hydrolase, with protein sequence MKNTLLYLFLLLSMGIFAQQQTVTYSISPPTFEETTEITITINGNSINETLWGISNNELYMWAWAFDTNDTTQKGTPNNGSWDASSTASKFTYNALSDTYTKIITPTTYFNTTSIGKIGFLIKAKNGNGDKKSQDITVEVGIFQVTMTTPNENSTTIINSGASYTITANNSGGNANYNLKSNGNSIHTSVNSSTYNHTISNVTTNQNFSLEVTQGTTTIIKKFTVIVNPNTVSQAMPSGLVDGINYDASNTTHATLVLDAPLKDFVYVAGSFNNWEPTAAYAMKKDPTTGKFWLELTNLTSGVNYTYQYWVGETTPIANSPALVKTADPYSTLVLSPFDDAYIPSASYPNLPAYPVGQEREVTVLQTGQTAYAWSTATTNFVKPAKENLIVYEVLVRDFDANKNYQDLINRIAYFKKLNINAIELLPVMEFEGNESWGYNTSFHMALDKFYGTSTKFKELVDVCHQNGIAVILDVALNHAFGRNPMVRMWMNDADGDGWGSPSVENPYFNTVAKHTYSVGEDFNHQQPLTQNYVKRVIKHWIEEYKIDGFRWDLTKGFTQNCTASDESCTNAYQQDRVDILKSYADYSWNLDPTHYTIFEHLGTDGEEQQWANYRINELPSKGIMIWGKMTNEYNQLTMGYNSDNNFNRMNSSSRGFTANRLMGYAESHDEERLMYKNIQYGNSSNSAHNVKETNIALSRMSALGAVSLLVPGPKMIWHFGELGMENSIFSCNNGTVNTDFDVTSGDCKLDTKPQPQWVNDWLNEINRKKIYNDWSKMIALKTTEPVFLGTAVINSGNTLQPNIKISNSTLSSNVLKDVLILTNFDVVAQNVATEFPYAGTWYDLMDNTAITITDVNVTINIAAGQFKIYGNKQAVLDIENYEKQSSLIAYPNPTKDFFSLNTAVTKIEIYSLTGKRIKSFSSAQPKGHLFAIQELNKGIYLVKIETDTHSIQIIKLIKE encoded by the coding sequence ATGAAAAACACTTTACTATACTTGTTTTTACTGCTTTCAATGGGAATATTTGCCCAACAACAAACAGTAACCTATTCTATAAGTCCACCAACATTTGAAGAAACGACTGAAATAACAATTACCATCAACGGAAACAGTATAAACGAAACTCTGTGGGGTATTTCCAATAATGAATTGTATATGTGGGCATGGGCTTTTGACACAAACGATACCACGCAAAAAGGAACTCCTAACAACGGATCATGGGATGCTTCTTCCACTGCGAGCAAATTTACCTATAATGCACTATCAGACACCTATACCAAAATCATCACTCCTACCACTTATTTCAATACTACAAGCATCGGTAAAATAGGATTTCTTATTAAAGCTAAAAATGGTAATGGCGACAAAAAATCACAGGACATTACAGTTGAAGTAGGTATTTTTCAAGTTACAATGACTACTCCTAATGAAAACAGTACTACTATTATCAATTCAGGTGCTAGCTATACTATTACAGCTAATAACTCTGGTGGAAACGCTAATTACAACTTAAAGTCTAATGGTAATTCGATACACACTTCTGTAAATTCATCCACTTATAATCATACTATTTCAAATGTGACCACCAATCAAAACTTTAGTTTAGAGGTTACCCAAGGAACTACAACAATAATCAAAAAGTTTACGGTTATTGTAAATCCAAATACGGTTTCTCAAGCTATGCCTAGTGGATTGGTTGATGGTATTAATTACGATGCTTCGAATACCACTCATGCAACTTTAGTTTTGGATGCACCACTAAAAGATTTTGTATATGTAGCGGGTAGTTTCAATAATTGGGAACCTACTGCAGCTTATGCTATGAAAAAAGATCCAACAACAGGTAAATTCTGGTTGGAATTGACCAATTTGACTTCTGGAGTTAATTATACCTATCAATACTGGGTGGGCGAAACAACGCCTATTGCTAATTCTCCTGCCTTAGTAAAAACCGCCGACCCCTACTCTACTTTAGTGTTATCTCCTTTCGATGATGCTTATATTCCTTCTGCTTCCTATCCTAATTTACCTGCTTATCCTGTAGGTCAAGAACGTGAAGTAACGGTTTTACAAACGGGACAAACAGCCTACGCTTGGAGTACAGCAACGACAAATTTTGTTAAACCAGCCAAAGAAAACCTAATCGTCTATGAAGTTTTAGTTCGTGATTTTGATGCCAATAAAAACTACCAAGACCTGATTAACCGAATTGCATATTTCAAAAAATTAAATATCAATGCTATCGAATTATTGCCCGTTATGGAATTTGAGGGGAATGAAAGCTGGGGATACAACACTTCTTTCCACATGGCATTAGACAAATTTTATGGAACATCAACCAAATTCAAAGAATTAGTAGATGTGTGTCACCAAAACGGAATTGCAGTAATTCTTGATGTTGCTTTGAATCATGCCTTTGGTAGAAACCCAATGGTGCGCATGTGGATGAATGATGCCGATGGAGATGGCTGGGGAAGCCCTTCGGTTGAAAATCCATATTTCAATACCGTTGCCAAACATACTTACTCTGTTGGAGAAGATTTCAACCACCAACAGCCTTTGACTCAAAACTATGTCAAAAGAGTTATTAAACATTGGATTGAAGAATATAAAATTGATGGTTTCCGTTGGGATTTGACCAAAGGTTTTACACAAAACTGTACTGCTAGTGATGAATCCTGTACCAATGCATACCAACAAGACAGAGTAGATATTTTAAAATCGTATGCTGATTACTCTTGGAATTTAGACCCTACACATTACACTATTTTTGAACATTTAGGAACTGATGGCGAAGAACAACAATGGGCAAACTACCGTATTAATGAATTACCTAGCAAGGGAATTATGATTTGGGGAAAAATGACCAATGAGTACAACCAATTGACAATGGGTTATAATTCTGATAATAATTTTAATAGAATGAATAGCTCATCAAGAGGTTTTACTGCCAATAGGCTGATGGGATACGCTGAGAGTCATGATGAAGAACGATTGATGTATAAAAACATCCAATACGGAAATAGTTCCAATAGTGCTCACAATGTAAAAGAAACTAATATCGCTTTGTCAAGAATGTCGGCTTTAGGTGCAGTAAGCTTGCTTGTTCCTGGTCCCAAAATGATTTGGCATTTTGGAGAACTTGGAATGGAAAATTCTATTTTCAGTTGTAACAATGGTACTGTAAATACAGATTTTGACGTCACTTCAGGCGATTGTAAATTGGACACCAAACCTCAACCACAATGGGTAAACGATTGGTTAAATGAAATCAATAGAAAGAAAATCTATAACGATTGGTCCAAAATGATTGCTTTAAAAACTACGGAACCCGTTTTCCTTGGTACAGCTGTAATCAACAGTGGCAACACTTTACAGCCTAATATTAAAATTAGCAATAGTACTTTATCTAGTAACGTATTGAAAGATGTTTTGATATTGACCAACTTTGACGTCGTTGCTCAAAATGTGGCTACGGAGTTTCCTTATGCAGGAACTTGGTACGACCTAATGGACAATACAGCAATTACGATTACAGATGTCAATGTAACAATCAACATTGCCGCAGGACAATTTAAAATTTACGGTAATAAACAAGCTGTACTTGACATCGAAAATTATGAAAAACAGTCTTCGTTAATTGCCTATCCAAATCCTACAAAAGATTTTTTTAGTCTAAACACTGCGGTAACTAAGATAGAGATCTATTCGCTCACTGGAAAACGCATCAAGAGCTTTTCTTCAGCACAACCGAAAGGGCATTTGTTTGCTATTCAAGAATTGAACAAAGGAATCTATTTGGTTAAAATAGAAACCGATACTCATTCGATACAAATCATCAAACTAATTAAAGAATAA